A DNA window from Leptolyngbyaceae cyanobacterium contains the following coding sequences:
- a CDS encoding PIN domain-containing protein produces MKRVLFDSDVVLDVLLERQPFFAASALALDAVGQGKVEGYIAAHSITNIFYLLRRHLGNEKSQEVLMNLMSKMVTAGVTDAVIRSAFSSGFKDFEDAVTYAAAAGVGVDYIVTRNIKDFRLGSIPAMLPEVF; encoded by the coding sequence ATGTTTTATTAGAAAGACAGCCTTTCTTCGCAGCTTCGGCTTTAGCACTTGATGCGGTTGGACAAGGTAAAGTAGAAGGATATATTGCCGCCCATAGTATTACGAATATCTTCTATTTATTGAGAAGACATTTGGGAAACGAGAAAAGTCAGGAAGTGCTGATGAATTTGATGTCTAAAATGGTAACTGCTGGCGTAACAGATGCAGTAATTCGATCTGCTTTTTCCAGTGGCTTTAAGGATTTTGAAGATGCGGTCACTTATGCGGCGGCGGCGGGTGTAGGAGTAGATTATATCGTTACTCGCAATATCAAAGATTTTCGATTAGGAAGTATCCCCGCCATGCTACCGGAAGTCTTTT